The following nucleotide sequence is from Euleptes europaea isolate rEulEur1 chromosome 3, rEulEur1.hap1, whole genome shotgun sequence.
TATTTCCTGTTCCAACAAGAGGGCCGTgacggagggagggaagccaACCTCTTCAGCCTCTTGGTTGCCTGCACTGGACTGTTCAAAGGggtccccacccccttcttctcCAAACATGGCAGCATTGTCCAATGACATTTGGCTTTCATCGTGCACTAGCCAATCACATTTTGAGTCGCTGCCCAAGAAGGTGACTACCTGAGACATGGCTGTGTCAAACTTGGGCAACTTCCTGCTACGGCCTTTGCGGCGCTGGGGGTATGGGGTTGGTGGCCGGGGCCTTTGCCACTCTGGCTTCTTGGGGTTGGCCGTGGACAGCTCCTCTAGGAACGTGACCACTTGCTGATTGGGCACTTGGTTAGTGGGTTCTTTCGGGGTGACTTTTTTGAAGTATTCCAGAAACAGATGCTTGAGCGAGGAGAAGTCCTCGGTGTTGCTCCTTTCTAGCCCTTTGAAGGACGGCAGCTTCTTCCCTGCCGTAGTGAGGTGGTGCAGAGCCTTTGGGAGGGCTGGAGCCccggcagcagccttcttctGTGGGCACTGCTTCAGGATGTCCGCATAGGAGACGCCCGGGGGAACGAGGCCCGCTTTTTGCTTCACGGCCTTGATGCTGGGTGGCCACTGCCCGGGCTGGATGGTCACTTTGTACAGGAAGTTGAGGCCTCGCTCCAGCAGCTCTTGCATAGTCTCAGAACTGACCACTTCTGCCCCCACAGCTTCGTTCTTTGCCCCGGCCTTCGCATCACTTCCTGAGGCGGGACGCTTTTCCACGGGGCTGCTGGGAGTTGTGTGTTCAGCCAGCAGCTGGGAAGCCAGAGCAGGGCCCTTCGAGTCGCCATCGCTCCCGGGCGCGCTGTCCTGTTGACCTGCTTGCTCTTTCTCCTGATCTTTCTCTCCAGACCCCCAGGAGAGGAGGACTTTCCTCCCTCCTGGTGGAGCCACACCACAGGAAGGAGCTGGCCTGTTTATGTTCCTCTTGCTCAGAAATTTGGGGGCTCCCACAGCATCCTCGTTCATGTTCAAAGGTGCAGGGCCATGCATCGAGCTTTCCGGCTGCTTCCGGGGAGGAGGCACAGAGTCGGGCGACCGCTCCTCATGCTCTGAGTATTCCTTTGTGCTCATTTTGATGTGCTGGGCGCAACAGGCCTTGGTTTCCACTGCATCTTCCTCCGCAGCTGTCGTGGGGCCCAGTTCCACCAGCGTCTCAGGCTGTGGCGACAGACCCAGGGAAGCATTCTCCACCTTGCTTTTCCCTTTAGCCACTTCTTTTCTGGTGCCCAGGTCTCTATGGTCATGAGCCAACCCTTGGAGAGGTTTTACAGGGGCCTTCAATCCTTTTTGCTCTCCTGGAGGAATGGATCCAGTACTCGGGAGGTCAGCCCTGCCCAGACACGCCAGCCCCCGTTTCTCTGTCACTGGGGCCTTATCGCAGAGGCTAGTCTCCTTGATCCCACCGCTGGACAAGTTCTGGGTCCACATGGATGACAGCTTGAGCTTGGATTTTTTGGAATTACTCTTCCCCATCTCCGTGGCCCCCGTTTGTCTGTCCGTTCCTCCCGGTGCTTTACCCTGTGGCTGACTGGCACCTTTGGGTTCGATGGTTTGAGTGCCAGGGTTTCTTGTCTCCCGTTTCGTGCCGCTCGCCCCCCAACCGGGCTTGCTCCTGTCCAGGTTGGCTTTCTCCTCCCCATCTTTGGTCGTCTCAGACTCTTGCGTTGACTCTGATTGGACATTGCCCATTGCCCATTATATTCCGTCACCCTGGAGATAAAAAGAGGGCGAGAGCTTAGAGCGCATGGGGACTGGCCCCGGTTCACGGGGGGAGCTGTGTGCAGACTGTGATATTGCAGGAACCCAAATGCAACAGTGGGCAGATCTGAAATGGGGTGGTGGGACATGGTGCCAGCCACACTGGAGGGGAGGCAACAAGAATGGCTTCCAGGGGTGAAATGCCAGATGTTAGGGAGACGGCAGGATCTAGTTATTGGGGGTGAGATTGGGTTCAAGACTCCTGGCTTCGCTCCACAACTTCAAGGGACAGGAGCTAACAGTAACACCTCGGTGGTGAGGCAGCCAAATTACTTCTATAGTTGAACCTTTAAATGGTGGCAGACAGGCAGTGAGGTATAGCGGTTAGAGTCTTGGACTAGGGTGTTGGAAATTCAGGTTGTAATCCcttctctgccacagaagctttctaggtgaccttggcccagttagCCTAGCCCACTTCATAAGGTTGTCGCTTTGAGGATaaatcagaaagggggggggagatgttgtGAGCTTCTCtgagcccccattggggagaaaagcccaGTATAAATAAACATGCATTTTGCATGTTGTGCTTTCTCTTGTAGCTCCATTCTAGAAAAGCTTTGCTTTCTAAACGGCTTGTGTTTCAGCCAGCTGGGGCAAATGCAGGAATGGGGGCCAGCACAAAGGAGGCCACCTTAATGCTCACAGCCACAGGCAGATAGAGGCCACATCTGCAGGGTCGTCCTCCCCTACCTACACTGTGCGGCGCAAGCTTCATGGTTACATTGAAGGGAAAGGGTGCTAGAGCAGGCGGACCAGTCAATGCGGGCCAGGACCCCTGAGGGCTCTTCTCCTGGGGTAGTTGTCCCTCTTTAATGACAATTAAAGGAACCCCTtcccaaaaataataataccccctccccaatcctacCCACTGAGATAGCTGTGCAACTATGTACATGGACAGGTGTCGCTATCGCCTACTTTGGGGAGTGCaggcccccaccccctccccgctgAATCCCAGCACGGAGGGTGGTGGTTTCTGTAAGACTGATTTCCCCTATTATGGCTCCTTCCCACCCGCACGCCTTCTCCCCTCCgggccaggctccacccctgcaccgaagccccgccccctcccaaacctcgccccgcccccgcccccccactcACCGCCCGGCTTTGTCGAGGCTCCCGGACAGAGCGGGGGCAACGGCGCGGGTGGGCGGGGCCGCAACGGCTGTAACGGCTGCGGGGCGGGGCCTGGTGGGCGTGGCTCCAgtcggagggtggggtttggaggaaaGCGGCCGCGAGCGATCCTACGCGCGTGGGCGCGAGAGTCCGTCCCTCAGGAGACGGAGCGGCCTGGTGGCTCCATTGCGCCAGTCCTGTTTGgcgaggagggggcggcggcccCAGATTATCGACCTGGTTTGGGTTTTGTGGCGGCTTGGGGGTCCTGCTGCTGAACCCCTGCCGGGCCTTTTGCTCCCCAGCCCCTACAAGCCTCGGTTTGTGCACCCCGGAGCTGTGGTTAGTAGCGCAACTCCGGTGCGAGCCCACTGGTTTCGAGGGGAGTCGTTCATTCTGCATAGGGTGACGCTGGAAACCGGCGCGTTGCTGGGggcccccgccacacacacacacacacaccccggattTTGTAGCCGGCGAAAGGCAGATGCTTGTGCAAGACTCCAggccctccccctgccctccccaggctcctccccccggatTCCCAGGCCTgccccaacccagaattggcaacccttcccagAGGGCTTTTCTCAGACGCCAGGAGCCACACCGCCCTCCGGAGTCTagctgtcccccaccccaccacccccagctgggaggctgtGTGCTAGGCCAGCTCGTCTCGGGTGACTGCCGGCTACTgctcttgagagcaggctgtgaTCTCCGGAGTGCaggaatccgggggggggggggagtcccgccaggagctggcaaccaaaataaagtcggctgACGCGAAGTCAAAAGTCCTGTCCAaggggtcagaagtccgtttatcaaagtctaggagcgtcggcaacaaaagtcagagatccttttgcaacgattgctttcgcaa
It contains:
- the GGN gene encoding gametogenetin, translating into MGNVQSESTQESETTKDGEEKANLDRSKPGWGASGTKRETRNPGTQTIEPKGASQPQGKAPGGTDRQTGATEMGKSNSKKSKLKLSSMWTQNLSSGGIKETSLCDKAPVTEKRGLACLGRADLPSTGSIPPGEQKGLKAPVKPLQGLAHDHRDLGTRKEVAKGKSKVENASLGLSPQPETLVELGPTTAAEEDAVETKACCAQHIKMSTKEYSEHEERSPDSVPPPRKQPESSMHGPAPLNMNEDAVGAPKFLSKRNINRPAPSCGVAPPGGRKVLLSWGSGEKDQEKEQAGQQDSAPGSDGDSKGPALASQLLAEHTTPSSPVEKRPASGSDAKAGAKNEAVGAEVVSSETMQELLERGLNFLYKVTIQPGQWPPSIKAVKQKAGLVPPGVSYADILKQCPQKKAAAGAPALPKALHHLTTAGKKLPSFKGLERSNTEDFSSLKHLFLEYFKKVTPKEPTNQVPNQQVVTFLEELSTANPKKPEWQRPRPPTPYPQRRKGRSRKLPKFDTAMSQVVTFLGSDSKCDWLVHDESQMSLDNAAMFGEEGGGDPFEQSSAGNQEAEEVGFPPSVTALLLEQEIAEDVDKGGQRSWRRPAGPEDGVKETVPHKSSPCNLTQGILSPLGTVWSSQTEDRPAMPLPAPKSHSPSETPEPSSPTGSAPLGPTGLGLEQKAPAMVQARPKVRKQGPPAPKSKEKLKSSGQPKTKGSKGKGQKQRPRGCGLTSPLRLEPVPLFTPFEKVARPFYFGEPLETALSRDEPAATTEGLASNQDGPEQGQEVLRPAERCQWPAFQVVDSCSRKCYCKHQHERKLPKNVVAWLNPSTNHLAEPPWVATALLAVSLVAGTKFCLDSYKQQHVTHED